TTATGTAGTATTCCTTAGAAGCTTTATCGATTACACTCCTATCTATCTTTTTTTTCTGAAGTGAGTAACCTATTAGTAGGGCTTTATCACAAATCTGATTTATTTCCCTTGGGTTACCTTTTGTATATTTATATATCTGTTTTATTGCACTTTTATCGAAGATGTAGCGTCTTATGCCTGCAGCAACATTTATCCTATGGATGATATAGTTTTCTGTATCATTGAAATCAAAGTTTTTTAACGTTGCCCTTACGGAAATTCTCTGGTTTAATTGTCTTAATTCTTCTTTTTTAAGGAGAGTTTCAAGTTCTGTTTGACCGGAGAGTATGATCTGGATGAGTTTATCATTTTCTAATTCAATGTTTGAAATTTGTCTAATCATTTCGAAGGATTCAAGGGAGAGATTCTGGGCTTCATCTACGATAACCACAGCATTTTTATTGCTTTTGTATGTATTTACGAGAAAATTGGTGAGTTCTTGTAAAACATCACCTTTGTTTAGGCAAAGGGAGATATCGATACCAAAATCTTTGGCTATTGAGTAGAGAAGTTCGTCGGGAGAGAGAAAAGGGTTTAAAATTAGTGAGATATGATAATCTGGATATTTTCTCACCAAAAATCTTATCAGAGTAGATTTACCAGTACCAACCTCACCTACTAAGGTAATGAAGCCTTTTCTATATTTTATTCCATATTCCAATAGCTCTAAAGCCTCTTCATGTTTGGACGAAAGATACATGTAGTCAGGATCTGGTGTTATTTTAAAGGGATCTTCAATAAATCCGTAAAATTCGAAGTACATTATCTATCCACTCTAAATTGGGCAGTTAGTTTTCTTTTCATAGCGGATGATTCTGCTTTTGAAACGATTGTTTTAATAGTTGATGGGGGGATTGTATAGTTATCATCTTTGCTTGTCAATGATATTTCAATTTTTATATTGTCTATATAAAATGTGTGTGTTCCATTAGGTAAGTTGTTTGTCATTGCTAATTCAAGGCCACTTTCAGCAGCAAAAAAAGCTTTTGTAGAATGTAATTCTTCAGCAGAGCTTATATTTTGGCCGGACAAAAAATTGACAAGGGTCAAACCTATGAACGAGAAAATAAGTAATAGAAATATTGCATATATAAGTGTTGATGCTCTCTTATGGATTCTAAGTTTGTTTAAAATAAACTTTCTGATAAGACTCTCCTCTATGGTGTATTCCTTATATGAACTTTATGTTTATAAGAAAGCTTGACATCATTTTTACTCATTTCTAAGTAAATGTCAACTATCTGGTCATTTATCACAAAAGATGGGGGAGTGTAGGAATATTTTAGCGATTGAACGTTGTTTATAATCGTATAACAGTTTGATACGATTGGATGGGTAGGAGGCATAGTTTTGGAAC
The nucleotide sequence above comes from Calditerrivibrio sp.. Encoded proteins:
- a CDS encoding AAA family ATPase, coding for MYFEFYGFIEDPFKITPDPDYMYLSSKHEEALELLEYGIKYRKGFITLVGEVGTGKSTLIRFLVRKYPDYHISLILNPFLSPDELLYSIAKDFGIDISLCLNKGDVLQELTNFLVNTYKSNKNAVVIVDEAQNLSLESFEMIRQISNIELENDKLIQIILSGQTELETLLKKEELRQLNQRISVRATLKNFDFNDTENYIIHRINVAAGIRRYIFDKSAIKQIYKYTKGNPREINQICDKALLIGYSLQKKKIDRSVIDKASKEYYINQDKKPALRWLYYSIPILMIGTIILSLSYVQTKNEPTIIPIELKDNISIPKINEHHTDNNSTDNKSSDNIISDNKTYEKKNNTTTHTTETKYCLFTKTNINLRNKSSLSSGVKLVLKKDHRYILDNFIEHNEWLLISIDNLTGYIYNNKKLFEIRVCE